A segment of the Patescibacteria group bacterium genome:
ATTTTTTGGAGATGAAATAATTCTTTTTATATTTTTGGTCGCGCTTGTGGGTGATCACTTGGACCGAGATGGTTTTATCCATCTTATCGCTGGTAACTGTTCCGACAAACTTTCTTTTGCTGATTTTTTTATCTTTATTCATACGATTATATATATTTGTTGATTTGAATGTCATTTGTAGATTTGAATTTCGGATCCAAACTAATTACTTTTGATTCAAAATTCAAATTTACAAATCTGCTCAAATCTACGAATGATTTATTGTTTTCTTGTTCAAATTAAGCAAAGTCAAAACATTGGCGATAACGCTTCTCGCCACTCTGATCTCGCGGACGTTTTTTAATTGTTTATTGGCATCCTTAAAACGGGCTGATCTTAATTTTTCCCGATACTCGGCTAAGATCGCCTGCAATTCCTTTTCAGTTTTTTTGGCTAATTCTTTAAACTCCATATTGTAATTGATGCTAATCCGCAAATTGATGCGAATGCTGCGAATCAATGCGAATAACCTATTAGCATTCATTAGCGGCATTCGCGCCCATTAGCGGATTCGCATCATATTTTTTTATTCATTCGCTTTAACGAACCGCGAGGTAACCGGCAATTTATCGCCGGCAAATTTCATTCCTTCCTTGGCTTCCGCCTCGGTAACGCCTTCAATCTCGAACATCACCATCCCCGGCTTAACATTACAAACATAATGATCGACCGAACCCTTGCCTTTACCCATCGGCAGTTCGCCGCCCTTGGCCGTGACCGGCTTGGCCGGAAAGATCCGGCAAAAAATTCTGCCGCCTTTCTTGATATATCTGGTCAACACGCGGCGGGCTGCTTCGATCTGTCTCGCCGTTACCCAGCAATTTTCCAAAGACTTAAGGCCATAACTCCCAAAACTAACCCTCAGGCCGCTGGTGGCTTTGCCGCCTCTCGCGCCCTTATGGGACTTGCGATATTTTGTTTTTCTGGGCATCAACATACCTTATGTAATTTGTAGATTTGGATGTCATTCGTAGATTTGGATTATCACCTGAAATTAATTATTATCAGATTATAATCCAAATCTACGAATTGTATCCTAATCTACGAATAGTTTTGATATTTATTTTCTTCTCCCTAAAATCTCTCCCTTGCCGTCTTTATTCTTAAGATCTTTTTCAAAAACTTCACCTTTATATATCCACACCTTCACGCCGATGGTTCCATAAGTGGTCTTGGCCGCGCCGCGGGAATAATCAATATCGGCTCGAAGCGTCTGTAATGGGATCTTTCCGGAAACTAATTTTTCTTCGCGGGCGATTTCCGCGCCATTCAAACGTCCGGACACCACCACCTTGACTCCCAAGCCGCCGGCTTTTTCCACCCGGGAAATAGCTTGCTTCATCGTCCGCTTGAAAGGCATTCTCTTCTCGATATCGGCGATGATCGATTGCATTACGATCTGCGAACTTAAATTGGGGCGATCACATTCTTTGATATTGATGTTGATTTCTTTCAAGCGAAAATTTTTCAAGTATTTATTATGAACTTTCTTCTTCAATTCTTCAATGCCGTTGCCGCCGCGGCCGATTATAACTCCGGGTTTGGAAGCGGTAATGTCGAAAGAAATTTTCTTAACGCCTCTTTCGATTTTGACATTATCAACGCCGGCTTCCTTCAATTCGTTCATTAAAAATCTTCTCGTTTGCACATCTTGCCTGGTATTTTTAATATAGTCCTGACCCGTCGCAAACCAGACGGACGGCCAAGTTCGATTAATGCCTATTCGGAATATTTTTGGATTTATCTTCTTGCCCATATTTTTCTAAATTCATTCTTTCTTTTTAAATATATAATTTTACGAAAGATGGATGTTTCGATATTTTCAGCAAGATATTTGAAATTGGAAATTGGAAATTTGTATTTTCTGTCGTGATTTTTTTAATTTCAAATTTCTAATTTCTAATTTCAGTTCTTTATCCATTTCCGCTTTTGCGCTGGAACATTTTATTGACAAAACCCTTCTTGGAGGCGCCTTCTTTCTTTAAATCCTTCCCGGCCGATTCTTTCTTAATATCTTTTCCACTGTCTTTTTTAGCCGCCTTTTCCCCTTCTTTAACCATTTCCTCGAGACTGATCGGAGCTTCCACTTCTTTCGCCTTGGCCGCGGTAACGCCCGAAGCTTTAAGCTCGCCCAAAGTTATGTTAATATGACTTAATCTTCTTCGGATCGGCGTGGCGCTGCCGTGAGCCTTGGGGGTCCAGCGCTTTAACATCCCGCCTTCATCAATTTTTATTTCCTTAACAAACAAATTATTTTTATCCAACGCAAAATCATTTGCCGCGGTTGCGATCCCCGACTTAAGCAGCTTGGCGATCGGTTCAGCCGCTTTTTTATTGGCAAATCTCAATTGATTCAAAGCCGAATTGGCTTCGGCGCCGCGAATAAGATTGGCCACCAAGCGCAGCTTCTTCGAAGACATTTTCAAAAATTTTAGTTTAACCTTGATTTCCATATCGGAATATAATACTAATTTATACGAATATATACTAATTGCGAATACTTATTAAGAACTAATTCGTTATATTAGTATGTATTCGTATAAATTAGTATTACCTGCAATTGTTGATTTATAGAACTTTTAGATGTTTATTTTTTCCCTCCCGCCGCCGGCGCTTTAGCCGGGGCCGCTGCCGCCGGAGCTGCCGCCGGTTTGCCCGCTTCCGCTTCTTCCATCGCTTCAATCTTAGCCATCTTGCCGCCGTGAACGACAAATTTTCTCGTCAGAGAAAATTCGCCCAAACGATGGCCGACCATATTTTCAATAATATAGACCGGGATATGCTGTTTGCCGTTATGCACGCCAATCGTAAATCCCACCATTTCCGGAGTGATAGTGCAAGCCCGATCCCAAACCTTGATCACGGTTTTATCACCGGGCTTAAGATTCTTGATCTTCTTGATTATTCTGGGGTTGACGTACGGTCCCTTTTTTAAGCTTCTCGACATATCATTGGAGCATAGAGCAAAGAGCATGGAACATGGTGCTTCAGATAAATTTCCGATTTTCACCCTGCTCTTATGTTCTATGTTCTTATGTTCTTTGTTCTATTATTTTTCTATTCTCTTCTTTCTGCGGTGAATAATTAGATTGTCTGAATATTTCTTCCTTCTCGTCGGCACGCCCAGAGCCGGTTTGCCCCAAGGAGTTTTCGGATGCTTCAAACCGATCGGCTGTTTGCCTTCACCGCCGCCATGCGGGTGATCGTTGGGATTCATCGCGGTGCCGCGGACGGTCGGGCGGATGCCCAATCTTCTCTGGCGGCCGGCCGCGCCAATAACGATATTCATATGATCGGGATTGCTGACCTGGCCGACAGTGCAAAGACATTCTTTATTGACCTGGCGGATTTCGCTCGACGGCATTCTTAACTGCGCGAACTCCCCTTCCACGCCCATGACAAAAACCGCGTTTCCCGCGCCGCGCGCGACCTTGGCGCCCTGGCCCGGAAAAATTTCCACGCCGGAAACGGCTACGCCGGCCGGAATGAATTTGATCGGCAGGCAATTGCCGGTTTTTATCTCAATTTCTTTCTGGGAACTTAAAATTTTATCGCCGACATTCATTCCGATCGGAGCGACAATATATCTCTTTTCGCCATCAGCGTACCAAAGCAGAGCGATTCTCGCGCCGCGGCCCGGATCGTATTCAATCGTCTTCACGACCGCCGGCACATCGAATTTATCTCTTTTATAATCAACGATACGAATCGCGCGCTTCACGCCGCCGCCTTTATGCCTAACGGTTATCTTACCCTGGAAATTGCGGCCGCCGGTGGATTTCTTCGCCAATAACAAACTTTTCTCCGGCGTAGTCGAAGTGATATCGGCAAAATCATCAAAATTCAATTCTCTTCTCGCCGCAGTATTCTGTTTTACGTTTCTGATACCCATACGAAAATAATATTTGAAATTGGAAATTTGAAATTAGGTAAAAAATTCACGAACAATCTTTTAAGCGCCTAATTTCTAATTTCCAATTTCTAATTTCCTAATCTATATTCCTTCGTAGATCTGGATCGTTTTTCCGGCCGGCAAGGTAACGATCGCCTTCTTCCAATTTTTTCTCCGTCCTTCCGTTCTTCCCCGGCGCATAACTTTTCCGGCCAGCTTGATCATGTTAACTTTCAGCGGCTTAATGCCATAGGTGGCTTCGATCGCCTTGGCTACCTCGATCTTATTGCAATTATAATCAACTTCAAAGATATATTTATTGATCACTCCCATATGGCTGGCTTTCTCCGTAACTAACGGGCGCAACAGTACGCGATAAGCATTGGATTCAGTCGAAGCGCTTTTTACGACTTCTGGTTTTCCTTCCGCTTTAGCCGCGACTGGAGCAGTCACTTTTTCTTTACTCGCGCCGCCATAAAGATCCTTCATGGATTTTTTTGCCTCCGGCTTGTCCGCCGAAGCTTTAGCAAAGGGGGGTTTCGCTTTCTTGGCACTAACAACCTTGGCCGATTTTTCTTCGCCTTTTTTATTTTCTTCGATTTTATTTTTTCCAAAAATAGACATATTTACGAAAATTGAAATTGGAAATTTGAGATTTGAAATTTGAAATTTAGATTAAAGTTATTTTCTCGCCTAATTTCCAATTTCTAATTTCAAATTTCTTTACTTCTTGTACGTTTTTTCCAGCTTATCTATCGCCTTATCAGTGAATATAATATTTTTATGGCTCAGCAAATCAACGATATTGATATTTTCCAGATTTAACATTTTTACGCCGGCCAAATTTCTTCCCGAATTGACGACTTTCAAGTCCCTGGCATCGTTGATAAAAAGAATGCTTCTTCCGGTGCTTCTTGTTTTTTTGACCTTGGACTTGTCCGCAGGCTTGTCCCCCGTAGCCGTAGCGGAGGGGGAAGCTTTAACGGAGGCGGATTTCTTTTTTTCCGCGATCGTAAAATTCTTAAAAATTTTTTCTTCCCAATTATTTAAAATTCCATCCATCACTTTTGTTTTATAATCATCCAGGGTTAATTTTTCCACAATCGCCAAGCCGTTATTAGCCGCTCGGTCGGACAAAACCATAAACATCGCTTTGCGCTTGGCTTTCTTATTGATCTTCTTGGAAAAATTGCGGTCGGAATTGGGGCCGAAAATTATGCCGCCGCCTTTCCAGAGCGGAGAACGGCTCGAGCCGACTCTGGCCCGGCCGGTTCCTTTCTGGCGCCACGGTTTCTTGCCGCCGCCTCTCACTTCGCTTCTGGTCTTGGTATGCGCCAAAACCTGGCGCTCATTAGCCATCTGGGCGGTAACCGCTTCATTGATCAATCCCGGATTGGATTTAACGGCAAAAATCGCGTCAGAGACTTCCTTCTGTCCCTTAGCTTCGCCGTTTTGATTGTAGACGTTTAACTTTATCGCCATATCTTGAAAAACAAATTTTTTACTTTTTACTTATTACTTTTTACTTTTTTTCTGCCTCCGCCGCAGCTTCGGCCGGCTTAATTTCTTCTTTAACGGCAACAGCGGGTTTGCTGGCGACAATATCTCCCGCGCCTTCAATCAACACTAACCCATTTCTAGCTCCGGCAATTCCGCCCTTGATGTATAAAATATTTTTTTCCTTATCAATTTCAATAATTTCCAAATTTTTGGTGGTGACCGTTTCCGTGCCCATCCGTCCCGGTTTCTTGGTGCCCTTGAAAACGTGGCCCGCGCCGGTCGCGCCGGTAGAACCGGGCATTCTCAATTGATCCTTATTGCCGTGCGATTTGCGGCCGCCGGAAAAACCGTGTCTTTTGACTACGCCCTGGAAACCGCGGCCTTTGGAAACGCCAGTCGCGGCGACCTTATCGCCGATGGCAAAAGCGCCGACGTCGATTTTGTCGCCAATCTCCAAGGCCGACTTAGCGTCAACTCTGAATTCGCGCAACCAAGCAAAATTATCATCAATCCCTTTGGTTTTAATATTTTTCAAATGACCGATTTGCGGCTTGTTGGTATTCTTTTCTTTCTTTCCGCCAAAACCAAGCTGAACTGCCTGATAGCCGTCCTTTTCGGTTGTTTTAACTTGGGTGACATAACAAGGCCCGGCCTGAACAGCAGTCACGCCCGCGACATTTTCTCCCTGCCAAAGCTGGGTCATCTCAATTTTCTTACCGAT
Coding sequences within it:
- the rpsS gene encoding 30S ribosomal protein S19, whose amino-acid sequence is MSRSLKKGPYVNPRIIKKIKNLKPGDKTVIKVWDRACTITPEMVGFTIGVHNGKQHIPVYIIENMVGHRLGEFSLTRKFVVHGGKMAKIEAMEEAEAGKPAAAPAAAAPAKAPAAGGKK
- the rplW gene encoding 50S ribosomal protein L23, with the translated sequence MSIFGKNKIEENKKGEEKSAKVVSAKKAKPPFAKASADKPEAKKSMKDLYGGASKEKVTAPVAAKAEGKPEVVKSASTESNAYRVLLRPLVTEKASHMGVINKYIFEVDYNCNKIEVAKAIEATYGIKPLKVNMIKLAGKVMRRGRTEGRRKNWKKAIVTLPAGKTIQIYEGI
- the rpmC gene encoding 50S ribosomal protein L29 translates to MEFKELAKKTEKELQAILAEYREKLRSARFKDANKQLKNVREIRVARSVIANVLTLLNLNKKTINHS
- the rplB gene encoding 50S ribosomal protein L2, producing the protein MGIRNVKQNTAARRELNFDDFADITSTTPEKSLLLAKKSTGGRNFQGKITVRHKGGGVKRAIRIVDYKRDKFDVPAVVKTIEYDPGRGARIALLWYADGEKRYIVAPIGMNVGDKILSSQKEIEIKTGNCLPIKFIPAGVAVSGVEIFPGQGAKVARGAGNAVFVMGVEGEFAQLRMPSSEIRQVNKECLCTVGQVSNPDHMNIVIGAAGRQRRLGIRPTVRGTAMNPNDHPHGGGEGKQPIGLKHPKTPWGKPALGVPTRRKKYSDNLIIHRRKKRIEK
- the rplD gene encoding 50S ribosomal protein L4, with product MAIKLNVYNQNGEAKGQKEVSDAIFAVKSNPGLINEAVTAQMANERQVLAHTKTRSEVRGGGKKPWRQKGTGRARVGSSRSPLWKGGGIIFGPNSDRNFSKKINKKAKRKAMFMVLSDRAANNGLAIVEKLTLDDYKTKVMDGILNNWEEKIFKNFTIAEKKKSASVKASPSATATGDKPADKSKVKKTRSTGRSILFINDARDLKVVNSGRNLAGVKMLNLENINIVDLLSHKNIIFTDKAIDKLEKTYKK
- the rplV gene encoding 50S ribosomal protein L22; protein product: MEIKVKLKFLKMSSKKLRLVANLIRGAEANSALNQLRFANKKAAEPIAKLLKSGIATAANDFALDKNNLFVKEIKIDEGGMLKRWTPKAHGSATPIRRRLSHINITLGELKASGVTAAKAKEVEAPISLEEMVKEGEKAAKKDSGKDIKKESAGKDLKKEGASKKGFVNKMFQRKSGNG
- the rplP gene encoding 50S ribosomal protein L16, which encodes MLMPRKTKYRKSHKGARGGKATSGLRVSFGSYGLKSLENCWVTARQIEAARRVLTRYIKKGGRIFCRIFPAKPVTAKGGELPMGKGKGSVDHYVCNVKPGMVMFEIEGVTEAEAKEGMKFAGDKLPVTSRFVKANE
- the rpsQ gene encoding 30S ribosomal protein S17; protein product: MNKDKKISKRKFVGTVTSDKMDKTISVQVITHKRDQKYKKNYFISKKYKVHDENNQYKEGDKVEFIECRPLSKDKKWRVLSK
- the rpsC gene encoding 30S ribosomal protein S3 codes for the protein MGKKINPKIFRIGINRTWPSVWFATGQDYIKNTRQDVQTRRFLMNELKEAGVDNVKIERGVKKISFDITASKPGVIIGRGGNGIEELKKKVHNKYLKNFRLKEININIKECDRPNLSSQIVMQSIIADIEKRMPFKRTMKQAISRVEKAGGLGVKVVVSGRLNGAEIAREEKLVSGKIPLQTLRADIDYSRGAAKTTYGTIGVKVWIYKGEVFEKDLKNKDGKGEILGRRK
- the rplC gene encoding 50S ribosomal protein L3 is translated as MKFIIGKKIEMTQLWQGENVAGVTAVQAGPCYVTQVKTTEKDGYQAVQLGFGGKKEKNTNKPQIGHLKNIKTKGIDDNFAWLREFRVDAKSALEIGDKIDVGAFAIGDKVAATGVSKGRGFQGVVKRHGFSGGRKSHGNKDQLRMPGSTGATGAGHVFKGTKKPGRMGTETVTTKNLEIIEIDKEKNILYIKGGIAGARNGLVLIEGAGDIVASKPAVAVKEEIKPAEAAAEAEKK